Proteins encoded by one window of Sorex araneus isolate mSorAra2 chromosome 3, mSorAra2.pri, whole genome shotgun sequence:
- the LOC129403616 gene encoding olfactory receptor 151-like has product MEMTRCNHSTVTEFALEGLTHRPELQLPLFFLFLGIYGVTVVGNLGMILLIAFNSKLQSPMYFFLGNLSFLDLFYSSVVTPKLLGNFVLEKNVISYPGCMTQLYFFCVFAIGECFMLTAMAYDRYVAICNPLLYSVTMSPKVCNMLVIWVYTMGTCGALAHTIAMTRVSFCGDNVIRHYFCDILPLLKLSCSSTHVNELLVIYVGGFNVLTSTSTIIISYVFIIVNILRISSAEGRSKAFGTCGSHLTAVGVFYGSIIFMYFKPPSRNMAQEQVASVFYTTVIPMLNPLIYSLRNKDVKNVLRITLGKR; this is encoded by the coding sequence ATGGAAATGACCAGGTGCAATCACTCCACTGTGACTGAGTTTGCCCTGGAAGGATTAACACACCGGCCAGAACTCCAGctgcctctcttcttcctgtttctAGGCATCTATGGGGTCACTGTAGTGGGGAACCTGGGCATGATCCTCCTGATCGCTTTCAACTCCAAGCTCCAATctcccatgtactttttcctcgGTAATTTGTCATTCTTAGACCTCTTTTATTCCTCAGTAGTTACACCCAAACTCCTTGGAAACTTTGTcttggaaaaaaatgttatttcttatcCTGGATGTATGACGCAGCtctatttcttttgtgtttttgctaTAGGAGAATGTTTTATGTTAACGGCAATGGCATATGACAGATATGTAGCTATCTGCAATCCTCTGCTGTACAGTGTCACCATGTCCCCAAAGGTGTGCAATATGTTGGTGATTTGGGTCTATACCATGGGGACATGTGGTGCTTTAGCCCACACAATTGCAATGACTAGGGTTTCCTTCTGTGGGGACAATGTCATCCGCCATTATTTCTGTGACATACTCCCTCTTCTAAAGCTTTCCTGCTCCAGCACCCATGTCAATGAGCTTCTGGTGATCTATGTGGGTGGATTCAATGTGCTGACATCAACCTCGACCATTATCAtctcttatgtttttattattgttaacaTTCTTCGGATCTCTTCTGCTGAGGGCAGGTCCAAAGCCTTTGGTACCTGTGGCTCCCACCTGACTGCAGTTGGAGTCTTTTATGGCTCTATcatctttatgtattttaagCCACCCTCCAGAAACATGGCCCAGGAGCAGGTGGCCTCTGTGTTCTATACCACAGTGATCCCCATGCTGAATCCCCTGATCTACAGCTTGAGAAATAAGGATGTAAAAAATGTACTGAGAATCACCTTAGGGAAAAGGTAA
- the LOC129403593 gene encoding olfactory receptor 8D1-like translates to MTTCNHSVTEFVLEGLTHRPELQLPLFFLFLGIYGVTVVGNLGMILLIAFNSKLQSPMYFFLGNLSFLDLFYSSVVTPKLLENFIWEKHVISYSECMTQLFFFCVFGIGECFMLTAMAYDRYVAICNPLLYNVTMSPKVCNMLVIGVYTMGTWGALAHTIAMTKLSFCGDNVIHHYFCDILPLLKLSCSSTHVNELLVIYVGGFNVLTSTSTIIISYVFIIANILRISSAEGRSKAFGTCDSHLTAVGVFYGSVIFMYFKPSSSNMAQEQVASVFYTTVIPMLNPLIYSLRNKDVKNVLRNTLGKR, encoded by the coding sequence ATGACCACGTGCAATCACTCCGTGACGGAGTTTGTTCTGGAAGGATTAACACACCGGCCAGAACTCCAGctgcctctcttcttcctgtttctAGGCATCTATGGGGTCACTGTAGTGGGGAACCTGGGCATGATCCTCCTGATCGCTTTCAACTCCAAGCTCCAGTctcccatgtactttttcctcgGTAATTTGTCATTCTTAGACCTCTTTTATTCCTCAGTAGTTACTCCAAAACTCTTAGAAAACTTTATATGGGAAAAACATGTTATTTCCTACTCTGAGTGTATGACacagctctttttcttttgtgtttttggtatTGGAGAGTGTTTTATGTTAACGGCAATGGCATATGACAGATATGTAGCTATCTGCAATCCTCTGCTTTACAATGTCACCATGTCCCCAAAGGTGTGCAATATGTTGGTGATTGGGGTCTATACCATGGGGACATGGGGTGCTTTAGCCCACACAATTGCAATGACTAAGCTTTCCTTCTGTGGGGACAATGTCATCCACCATTACTTCTGTGACATACTCCCTCTTCTAAAGCTTTCCTGCTCCAGCACCCATGTCAATGAGCTTCTGGTGATCTATGTGGGTGGATTCAATGTGCTGACATCAACCTCGACCATTATCAtctcttatgtttttattattgctaACATTCTTCGGATCTCTTCTGCTGAGGGCAGGTCCAAAGCCTTTGGTACCTGTGACTCCCACCTGACTGCTGTCGGGGTCTTTTATGGCTCTGTcatctttatgtattttaagCCATCCTCCAGCAACATGGCCCAGGAGCAGGTGGCCTCTGTGTTCTATACCACAGTGATCCCCATGCTGAATCCCCTGATCTACAGTTTGAGAAATAAGGATGTAAAGAATGTACTGAGAAACACCTTAGGGAAAAGGTAA